The proteins below are encoded in one region of Pseudonocardia sp. DSM 110487:
- a CDS encoding 2-dehydropantoate 2-reductase N-terminal domain-containing protein, translated as MQSSRIFIMGSGVVGTATGEGFLAAGHDVTFIDIAPQRVRELRERGLDVRTEIDLTGEPDSLIFLTLPTPNEGHRYDLAAFTAGTAAVGRALATAQAHHTVVVRSTVPPGTTEGLVRTVLEEQAGRAVGDGFGLASNPEFLRAVSAAEDFAHPWMTVIASRDPETVDRLRLLLSPFGGELRTFADPAEAEFIKCAHNIFNATKISFWNEMWLVAQKLGLDLDPIAATVARSAEGSINPQYGIRGGAPYGGVCLPKDTQGFLGFADTIGVDMPLLSAVVETNDRLAAIVSDEVDTATHAAAPDQMRARAMAGSDREPA; from the coding sequence ATGCAGTCGTCGAGGATCTTCATCATGGGTTCAGGCGTCGTCGGAACGGCGACGGGTGAGGGCTTCCTGGCGGCCGGTCACGACGTCACGTTCATCGACATCGCGCCGCAGCGGGTGCGTGAGCTGCGGGAGCGTGGCCTGGACGTGCGCACCGAGATCGACCTGACCGGCGAGCCGGATTCGCTGATCTTCCTGACCCTGCCCACGCCCAACGAGGGGCACCGCTACGACCTGGCGGCGTTCACCGCCGGTACCGCTGCCGTCGGCCGCGCCCTCGCCACCGCGCAGGCTCACCACACCGTGGTCGTGCGCTCCACCGTGCCGCCCGGCACCACAGAAGGCCTGGTTCGCACGGTGCTCGAGGAACAGGCCGGCCGGGCCGTCGGCGATGGCTTCGGGCTGGCCTCCAACCCCGAGTTCCTGCGCGCGGTCTCCGCGGCGGAAGACTTCGCGCACCCGTGGATGACGGTGATCGCCAGCCGCGATCCCGAGACCGTGGACCGCCTGCGCCTCCTCCTCTCGCCCTTCGGTGGCGAGCTGCGCACCTTCGCCGACCCGGCAGAGGCCGAGTTCATCAAGTGCGCGCACAACATCTTCAACGCCACCAAGATCAGCTTCTGGAACGAGATGTGGCTGGTCGCCCAGAAGCTCGGGCTCGACCTGGACCCGATCGCCGCCACCGTGGCCCGCTCCGCGGAAGGCTCGATCAACCCCCAGTACGGCATCCGCGGCGGCGCCCCCTACGGCGGCGTGTGCCTGCCGAAGGACACCCAGGGCTTCCTCGGGTTCGCCGACACCATCGGCGTGGACATGCCGCTGCTGTCCGCCGTGGTCGAGACCAACGACCGCCTCGCCGCGATCGTGTCGGACGAGGTCGACACCGCCACCCACGCCGCGGCTCCCGACCAGATGCGGGCCCGCGCCATGGCGGGCTCCGACCGCGAGCCGGCATGA
- a CDS encoding polysaccharide lyase family 7 protein: MPRISPFLAALLVALPPVPIPDPGPGIGPMLEQLWERVLSPIRDVKVPADLVDLGNWYLTLPTGEKGDPDDVYPPALESFVDDWFRLNDTRDGIVFRANAGGATTKNSKYPRSELREMHGGELASWSNESCTHTMSLRQAVTRLPEAKPHVVTAQIHDVDSDVVMVRLEGTQLKVEYDDGRDDIIIDQAYELGTPYDLRIVAADRKVQVFYDDKLAADLPLSGDGWYFKTGSYVQSNPERGDAPDAVAEVVLYSLEVEHSP; encoded by the coding sequence GTGCCGCGCATTTCCCCGTTCCTCGCCGCGCTGCTCGTCGCGCTCCCACCGGTCCCGATCCCCGACCCCGGTCCCGGCATCGGTCCGATGCTGGAGCAGCTGTGGGAACGCGTGCTCAGCCCGATCCGCGACGTGAAGGTTCCCGCCGACCTGGTCGACCTCGGCAACTGGTACCTCACACTGCCGACCGGCGAGAAGGGCGACCCCGACGACGTCTACCCGCCCGCACTCGAGTCCTTCGTCGACGACTGGTTCCGGCTGAACGACACGCGCGACGGCATCGTGTTCCGGGCCAACGCGGGCGGCGCCACCACCAAGAACAGCAAGTACCCGCGTTCCGAGCTGCGCGAGATGCACGGCGGTGAACTGGCGAGCTGGTCGAACGAGTCCTGCACCCACACCATGAGCCTCCGGCAGGCCGTGACGCGGCTGCCCGAAGCGAAGCCGCACGTCGTGACGGCGCAGATCCACGACGTGGACAGCGACGTCGTGATGGTGCGGCTCGAGGGCACTCAGCTCAAGGTCGAGTACGACGACGGCCGCGACGACATCATCATCGACCAGGCCTACGAGCTCGGTACCCCGTACGACCTGCGCATCGTCGCCGCCGACCGCAAGGTCCAGGTCTTCTACGACGACAAGCTGGCCGCCGACCTCCCGCTCAGCGGCGACGGCTGGTACTTCAAGACCGGCAGCTACGTCCAGTCCAACCCGGAGCGCGGCGACGCTCCGGACGCGGTGGCCGAGGTTGTCCTCTACTCGCTCGAGGTCGAGCACTCACCGTGA
- a CDS encoding nitrous oxide reductase family maturation protein NosD, translating to MSRQIASPADRPRGRTPRGRTAALGVLLAVAALLASACASPTPDPLTRKEATPNEKIDPAKPCTREASGGGGGESGGAPNARFDAAGNTINLQGGEGVTLPALAQRVSGNALRNTGDGVWELRADISILAGASLRIAAPEVKWLKLVSENGKFASLKASGGGLDVVGSCITTWDPGSNAADTNLDDGRGYLLARDGARMDIDNAELRFLGNSTVESYGLSWRTHGTTGKITNSLVSHNYFGLYSYEVDGLVVTNNEFHDNRLYGIDPHTGSKNMTIEGNVVHDNGKHGIILAEDCTDSVIRNNTVYRNAHHGIVLYLRSDRNTIEGNDTFANAAQGININESHDSVIRDNRIYDNNESGIGVTQTAENNLVENNQVRGNKQDGVRVVSESARSTVRANTVGENGRYGVYVDIDGDVDIADNTIFANRSGIMLKGSAVVPDGTNSIFDNQQAAILND from the coding sequence ATGTCTCGACAGATCGCCTCCCCCGCCGACCGCCCCCGTGGCCGGACCCCACGTGGTCGGACAGCGGCGCTCGGGGTGCTCCTGGCCGTCGCCGCGCTGCTGGCGAGCGCCTGCGCGAGCCCGACGCCGGATCCGCTCACGCGGAAAGAGGCCACGCCCAACGAGAAGATCGACCCAGCCAAGCCGTGCACGCGAGAGGCCTCGGGTGGAGGCGGCGGGGAGTCCGGCGGCGCCCCCAACGCACGGTTCGACGCCGCGGGGAACACGATCAACCTCCAGGGTGGCGAGGGTGTGACCCTGCCGGCGCTGGCCCAGCGGGTGAGCGGAAACGCGCTGCGCAACACGGGCGACGGCGTGTGGGAGCTGCGCGCCGACATCTCCATCCTCGCCGGTGCGTCACTGCGGATCGCGGCGCCCGAGGTGAAGTGGCTCAAGCTGGTCAGCGAGAACGGCAAGTTCGCGTCGTTGAAGGCGTCCGGCGGCGGCCTCGACGTCGTCGGCAGCTGCATCACCACGTGGGACCCCGGGTCGAACGCCGCCGACACCAACCTCGACGACGGCCGCGGCTACCTGCTCGCCCGCGACGGCGCGCGGATGGACATCGACAACGCCGAGCTCAGGTTCCTCGGCAACAGCACCGTCGAGTCCTACGGGCTGTCGTGGCGCACCCACGGCACGACTGGGAAGATCACCAACAGCCTCGTGTCCCACAACTACTTCGGCCTCTACAGCTACGAGGTGGACGGGCTCGTCGTCACGAACAACGAGTTCCACGACAACCGGCTGTACGGCATCGACCCCCACACCGGGTCGAAGAACATGACCATCGAGGGCAACGTCGTCCACGACAACGGCAAGCACGGCATCATCCTCGCCGAGGACTGCACCGACAGCGTGATCCGCAACAACACCGTCTACCGCAACGCCCACCACGGCATCGTGCTCTACCTGCGGTCCGACCGGAACACGATCGAAGGCAACGACACCTTCGCCAACGCGGCACAGGGCATCAACATCAACGAGTCGCACGACAGCGTCATCCGCGACAATCGAATCTACGACAACAACGAGTCCGGCATCGGTGTCACGCAGACCGCCGAGAACAACCTCGTCGAGAACAACCAGGTCCGCGGGAACAAGCAGGACGGTGTGCGCGTGGTGAGCGAGTCGGCCCGGAGCACGGTGCGCGCCAACACCGTGGGTGAGAACGGCCGCTACGGCGTGTACGTAGACATCGACGGCGACGTGGACATCGCGGACAACACCATCTTCGCCAACCGGTCCGGGATCATGCTGAAGGGCTCCGCCGTCGTACCCGACGGCACCAACTCGATCTTCGACAACCAGCAGGCCGCGATCCTCAACGACTGA
- a CDS encoding right-handed parallel beta-helix repeat-containing protein gives MTSSRTRRRGFARIIMASLALGALTLPVTAGSAAAATAGAAVIQSTPPAGDGTSGSGTEPGGSGSDPGGSASDPGGGDGDGGDNPGDNPGGNNGGNNGGNNGGNPGGNTGGNNGGNNGGVVTPRPTGPSQAEREAQREAEAQRKAEQEAAKDAAEAARKAAEKAEKERLRAIRDAQERAEQAAKARASWDERGRPRQMVTIRTDRVEVVDNGRLTNLPPRRPGTLDLKELDRMLPADWITIDGDTANLNAAIVLTPGVNFEIADIPTVKVLGGPEVPDACAIFTGSGRLTLKNTTLSGVDRNGQQLPMDAAGKPFIEAAGGGEVNATDVTITDMGVPENGQVTAEPAIGFNPGSSGSLVRTTLQRNNIGVEVSKAQGVNLDGVTVTESESDGIILNGDQGTRMANLRAERNGGNGMFVGGDNSDRPVSGLTTLNNKLYGLVVTVQKGTKISAINTEADEAGGLRLNQVENVNVTDFTATDQPIGIFTHVGSTGVVLDNIRTSGGRRGVVIEKSTTNLELKNSTIEGSRVAGVNIGGKEIQVNAVQVSDAKAGVRIERGAAHIKLAGSTIEGGRDGVVSSPGAQDVTITDLTANNVSDGAVRLGTPNAVVSGGSINGGATGIQVTGAATITSVAINGPSAGMRIRSPEMVRAENVAIEATDLGLDVSPGSQVVLANSSVHALEAVRGVFVPEGTNNISLPPLNLLAAMGVPLIVLAIVLEQVHSFRQRKVGGNRKRLPPAVPVGAG, from the coding sequence ATGACCAGCTCCCGGACGCGCAGGCGGGGCTTCGCCAGGATCATCATGGCGAGCCTCGCCCTCGGCGCGCTCACTCTTCCTGTCACGGCAGGCTCAGCCGCCGCGGCAACCGCCGGTGCGGCGGTGATCCAGTCCACGCCACCGGCCGGCGACGGCACCAGCGGCAGCGGCACTGAACCGGGCGGGTCCGGAAGCGACCCGGGCGGGTCCGCCAGCGATCCGGGCGGCGGGGACGGCGACGGTGGCGATAACCCCGGCGATAACCCCGGTGGCAACAACGGCGGTAACAACGGCGGTAACAACGGCGGTAACCCCGGTGGCAACACCGGCGGGAACAACGGCGGGAACAACGGCGGCGTAGTCACCCCGCGGCCCACCGGCCCGTCCCAGGCGGAGCGCGAGGCGCAGCGCGAGGCAGAGGCCCAGCGCAAGGCGGAGCAGGAGGCGGCGAAGGATGCTGCCGAAGCGGCCCGCAAGGCCGCGGAGAAGGCCGAGAAGGAGAGGCTGCGCGCGATTCGTGACGCCCAGGAGCGCGCCGAGCAGGCGGCGAAGGCACGCGCGTCGTGGGACGAGCGCGGTCGCCCCCGCCAGATGGTCACCATCCGTACCGACCGCGTCGAGGTCGTCGACAACGGACGGCTCACCAACCTCCCGCCGCGGCGCCCCGGCACGCTGGACCTCAAAGAGCTCGACAGGATGCTGCCGGCCGACTGGATCACCATCGACGGCGACACCGCCAACCTGAACGCGGCCATCGTCCTGACGCCGGGCGTCAACTTCGAGATCGCCGACATTCCCACCGTCAAGGTGCTCGGCGGGCCCGAGGTGCCGGACGCCTGCGCGATCTTCACCGGCAGCGGCCGGTTGACGCTGAAGAACACCACCCTGTCCGGTGTCGACCGCAACGGGCAGCAGCTGCCGATGGACGCTGCCGGCAAGCCCTTCATCGAGGCAGCCGGCGGGGGTGAGGTCAACGCCACCGACGTCACCATCACCGACATGGGTGTGCCCGAGAACGGTCAGGTGACCGCCGAGCCCGCCATTGGCTTCAACCCGGGCAGCAGCGGGTCGCTCGTGCGCACCACGCTGCAGCGCAACAACATCGGTGTCGAGGTCTCGAAGGCGCAGGGCGTGAACCTGGACGGGGTCACGGTCACCGAGTCGGAGAGCGACGGCATCATCCTCAACGGTGACCAGGGCACCCGCATGGCCAACCTCCGCGCCGAGCGGAACGGCGGCAACGGGATGTTCGTCGGCGGAGACAACTCCGACCGGCCGGTCAGCGGTTTGACCACGCTCAACAACAAGCTCTACGGCCTCGTCGTGACGGTGCAGAAGGGCACGAAGATCAGTGCCATCAACACCGAGGCCGACGAGGCGGGCGGCCTGCGGCTGAACCAGGTGGAGAACGTCAACGTCACCGACTTCACCGCCACCGACCAGCCGATCGGCATCTTCACCCACGTCGGCAGCACCGGCGTCGTGCTCGACAACATCCGCACGAGCGGCGGGCGCCGCGGCGTCGTGATCGAGAAGAGCACCACCAACCTGGAGCTGAAGAACTCGACGATCGAGGGCTCCCGGGTCGCCGGTGTGAACATCGGCGGCAAGGAGATCCAGGTCAACGCGGTGCAGGTCAGCGACGCCAAGGCCGGCGTGCGCATCGAGCGCGGTGCCGCGCACATCAAGCTCGCAGGCTCGACGATCGAGGGGGGCCGCGACGGCGTCGTCTCGTCGCCGGGTGCGCAGGACGTCACCATCACCGACCTCACGGCCAACAACGTCTCGGACGGCGCGGTCCGTCTCGGGACCCCGAACGCCGTGGTCAGCGGCGGCTCGATCAACGGTGGCGCCACGGGTATCCAGGTCACCGGGGCTGCGACGATCACCTCGGTCGCGATCAACGGCCCGAGCGCGGGCATGCGGATCCGCTCGCCCGAGATGGTGCGCGCCGAGAACGTCGCGATCGAGGCCACCGACCTGGGGCTCGACGTGTCGCCCGGCAGCCAGGTCGTGCTCGCGAACTCGAGCGTGCACGCGCTGGAGGCGGTCCGTGGGGTGTTCGTCCCCGAGGGCACGAACAACATCAGCCTTCCGCCACTCAACCTGCTGGCCGCCATGGGCGTGCCGCTGATCGTGCTGGCCATCGTGCTCGAGCAGGTGCACTCCTTCCGGCAGCGCAAGGTGGGCGGCAACCGGAAGCGCCTGCCGCCGGCGGTCCCGGTGGGAGCCGGCTAG
- a CDS encoding glycosyltransferase, giving the protein MNLPAYYYVLGTPLGVLGLIRWATWLVRRIPAVLYKPVVNNYRLPMSIVVPTYQEDPEIFAMAIESWLANRVEEVILVIDSSDTTCQEIARRYPVRILITDVPGKRDALRRGWRAARTELVALVDSDTIWAPDVAAEVCKPFADPRIGGVGTRQSVYGTKGFLARITDMFLDNRYFDENASQTLLGQAVACLSGRTAIYRRSLLLEIEPEFMEESFWGVPCLSGDDKRLTTLVLEHGYLTYMQRTAVVWSTFPDKWSIFFKQRVRWARNTWRSDIRALSKPWIWKHPFLAYTMIDKALSGFTVLLGPVFLTAALVAQQWVVAGILIAWWQISRAAKFLPHIVRRPSSFFFVLGYVVVSWLMALIKIRALMTIRYQKWGTRQVAVENGQVVRTAGAGGGIEDDATIPMRAVGVGRAA; this is encoded by the coding sequence ATGAACCTACCTGCGTACTACTACGTGCTGGGCACCCCGCTCGGGGTGCTCGGCCTGATCCGGTGGGCCACATGGTTGGTCCGCCGGATCCCGGCAGTGCTCTACAAACCGGTGGTCAACAACTACCGGCTCCCGATGAGCATCGTGGTCCCCACCTACCAGGAGGACCCGGAGATCTTCGCGATGGCGATCGAGTCCTGGCTGGCCAACCGTGTCGAGGAAGTCATCCTCGTCATCGACTCCTCGGACACGACCTGCCAGGAGATCGCCCGCAGGTATCCGGTCCGGATTCTGATCACCGACGTCCCGGGCAAGCGCGATGCGCTGCGCCGTGGCTGGCGCGCCGCCCGCACCGAGCTCGTCGCTCTCGTCGACTCCGACACGATCTGGGCCCCCGACGTGGCCGCCGAGGTCTGCAAGCCGTTCGCCGACCCCCGCATCGGTGGGGTCGGCACCCGGCAGAGCGTCTACGGGACCAAGGGGTTCCTGGCGCGGATCACCGACATGTTCCTCGACAACAGGTACTTCGACGAGAACGCCAGCCAGACCCTGCTGGGCCAGGCCGTGGCGTGCCTGTCGGGACGCACCGCGATCTACCGGCGCAGCCTGTTGCTGGAGATCGAGCCCGAGTTCATGGAGGAGTCGTTCTGGGGCGTGCCGTGCCTGTCCGGCGACGACAAGCGCCTCACCACGCTCGTCCTCGAGCACGGCTACCTCACCTACATGCAGCGAACCGCCGTCGTGTGGTCCACGTTCCCCGACAAGTGGAGCATCTTCTTCAAGCAGCGGGTGCGGTGGGCGCGCAACACGTGGCGCTCGGACATCCGGGCGCTGTCGAAGCCGTGGATCTGGAAGCACCCGTTCCTCGCCTACACCATGATCGACAAGGCCTTGTCGGGCTTCACGGTGTTGCTCGGCCCGGTCTTCCTCACCGCGGCGCTCGTCGCGCAGCAGTGGGTCGTGGCCGGCATCCTCATCGCCTGGTGGCAGATCAGCCGCGCGGCCAAGTTCCTGCCCCACATCGTGCGGCGGCCATCGAGCTTCTTCTTCGTCCTGGGTTACGTGGTCGTCTCGTGGCTCATGGCGCTCATCAAGATCCGTGCCCTGATGACGATCCGCTACCAGAAGTGGGGCACCCGCCAGGTCGCCGTCGAGAACGGTCAGGTCGTCCGCACCGCGGGCGCAGGCGGCGGCATCGAAGACGACGCAACGATCCCCATGCGGGCGGTCGGTGTTGGGAGGGCCGCATGA
- a CDS encoding nucleotide sugar dehydrogenase has product MQSSRIFIVGSGVVGAATGGGFREAGHDVTFIDINEARVNELKQRGWDARTEIDLTDEPESLIFLTLPTPHDGHRYDLSAFEAGTASVGRALKGSAARHTVVVRSTVPPGTTEGLVKNTLEENSGMVANEGFGLASNPEFLRAVSAAEDFANPWMTIIASRDPQNVERLREILSPFGGELRTFTNPAEAEFIKAAHNIYNATKISFWNEMWLVAQKLGLDLDPIAATVARSAEGSINPEYGIRGGAPYGGVCLPKDTCGFLGFAANIDVDMPLLSAVVETNDRLAAIVSEEVDTATHAASHAQLRLAASGKETAAAVTSGQQQHEPA; this is encoded by the coding sequence ATGCAGTCGTCGAGGATCTTCATCGTCGGATCGGGTGTCGTGGGAGCTGCGACCGGTGGCGGCTTCCGCGAGGCCGGCCACGACGTGACGTTCATCGACATCAACGAGGCACGGGTCAACGAGCTCAAGCAGCGCGGGTGGGATGCCCGCACCGAGATCGACCTGACCGACGAGCCCGAGTCGCTGATCTTCCTCACCCTGCCCACGCCGCACGACGGGCACCGCTACGACCTGTCGGCGTTCGAGGCCGGCACCGCATCGGTCGGGCGCGCACTCAAGGGCTCTGCCGCCCGCCACACCGTCGTGGTGCGCTCCACCGTTCCCCCGGGCACCACCGAGGGCCTGGTCAAGAACACCCTGGAGGAGAACTCCGGGATGGTGGCCAACGAGGGCTTCGGGCTGGCCTCGAACCCCGAGTTCCTGCGCGCGGTCTCCGCCGCGGAGGACTTCGCCAACCCGTGGATGACCATCATCGCCAGCCGCGACCCGCAGAACGTCGAGCGGCTGCGCGAGATCCTGTCCCCGTTCGGTGGCGAGCTGCGCACCTTCACCAACCCGGCCGAGGCCGAGTTCATCAAGGCCGCGCACAACATCTACAACGCCACCAAGATCAGCTTCTGGAACGAGATGTGGCTGGTCGCCCAGAAGCTCGGCCTCGACCTCGACCCGATCGCCGCCACCGTCGCCCGCTCGGCAGAGGGCTCGATCAACCCCGAGTACGGCATCCGCGGCGGCGCCCCCTACGGCGGGGTCTGCCTGCCCAAGGACACCTGCGGCTTCCTCGGCTTCGCGGCCAACATCGACGTCGACATGCCCCTGCTCTCGGCAGTGGTTGAAACGAACGACCGCCTCGCCGCGATCGTTTCAGAAGAGGTCGACACCGCCACGCACGCCGCTTCACACGCTCAGCTGCGCCTGGCCGCCAGTGGAAAGGAGACGGCTGCTGCAGTGACGAGCGGACAGCAGCAGCACGAGCCGGCATGA
- a CDS encoding patatin-like phospholipase family protein, giving the protein MPFLHGDREVIDVLRERRASRTTPGARDDGNRVALVIGGGGMRGAYVAGMLRALDRAGLVPAFDEVYGASSGGFSGAAFLTGDAAACAASYPEDLSTDVFINMRRLGSRRPVVALDHLVHDVLCDRKPLAWHELGHTPAPLRVVATDAADLTAHTLEGMETVEDWQRALRASASIPLLAGPPIPWGGRRWVDGSIAEPLAMARALRGGATHVLVLLCRGSDDLHGDPDAGLSLWARALDRVVPGLGSLAQGSRRYGADLRLVTDAAHPERGPGHLAAIGPSRSTGMGALCVDPVRVGEAVRIGDESAATALEAVAA; this is encoded by the coding sequence GTGCCCTTTCTCCACGGTGACCGGGAGGTCATCGACGTCCTGCGCGAGCGGAGAGCGTCGCGCACCACGCCGGGCGCTCGCGACGACGGGAACCGGGTCGCGCTCGTCATCGGCGGCGGTGGGATGCGCGGCGCGTACGTGGCGGGGATGCTGCGCGCGCTCGACCGGGCCGGTCTCGTGCCCGCCTTCGACGAGGTCTACGGGGCCTCGTCGGGTGGGTTCAGTGGTGCGGCGTTCCTCACCGGCGACGCCGCCGCCTGCGCCGCGAGCTATCCCGAGGACCTCTCCACGGACGTGTTCATCAACATGCGGCGGCTCGGCAGCAGGCGCCCGGTGGTCGCCCTCGACCACCTCGTGCACGACGTGCTCTGCGATCGCAAGCCACTCGCGTGGCACGAGCTGGGGCACACGCCCGCGCCGCTGCGGGTGGTCGCCACCGACGCGGCGGACCTGACCGCCCACACCCTCGAGGGCATGGAAACGGTCGAGGACTGGCAGCGAGCGCTGCGGGCGAGCGCGTCCATCCCGTTGCTGGCCGGGCCGCCGATCCCGTGGGGCGGGCGGCGCTGGGTGGACGGATCGATCGCCGAGCCGCTCGCCATGGCGCGGGCCCTGCGCGGAGGTGCCACCCACGTGCTCGTGCTGCTGTGCCGGGGGAGTGACGACCTGCACGGAGACCCCGACGCCGGGCTTTCCCTGTGGGCCCGCGCGCTCGACCGGGTCGTCCCCGGGCTGGGCTCGCTCGCCCAGGGCTCCCGCCGGTACGGCGCCGACCTGCGCCTTGTCACAGACGCCGCGCACCCCGAGCGCGGGCCGGGTCACCTGGCCGCGATCGGCCCGTCCCGCTCCACCGGCATGGGGGCACTGTGCGTCGACCCCGTGCGCGTGGGCGAGGCGGTGCGGATCGGCGACGAGTCGGCGGCCACGGCGTTGGAGGCGGTAGCCGCCTGA
- a CDS encoding competence/damage-inducible protein A, with translation MGAGVRPRAAVVVTGSELLTGVIADRNGPWVSRELAALGFEVAHVQLVGDRPDDLTHALEFAVEDGCELVVTSGGLGPTADDLTGEVVARFAGAPLELDEAMYERIAQILAGFAARTGFGGPALDAANRKQAMVPKGAVPLDPVGTAPGLVVPRPGGPLVVVLPGPPRELQGMWPAALASAPVRDLLAHVPAATARSLRYFGLPESEIAATLREIEAEHDLSGIEITTCLRRSELEVDLRPQPGAEEIAGVVHAQLAARHARHLVSVDGTSTDDLLAHALRERGWTVATGESCTGGMLASRLVDLAGSSDYVAGGVVAYSNEAKTALLGVPAEMIATHGAVSPEVARALADGARERLGADVGIGITGVAGPGGGTEAKPVGYVCFCVTTGDGQVIARDPRLPGGRTDIRERSTDVGMHLLLRAARHS, from the coding sequence GTGGGAGCTGGGGTCCGGCCACGCGCCGCCGTCGTCGTCACCGGGAGCGAGCTGCTGACGGGGGTGATCGCCGATCGCAACGGCCCGTGGGTCTCCCGCGAGCTCGCCGCGCTCGGCTTCGAGGTGGCGCACGTGCAGCTCGTCGGCGACCGGCCGGACGACCTCACCCACGCGCTGGAGTTCGCCGTCGAGGACGGCTGCGAGCTGGTCGTCACCAGCGGCGGGCTCGGCCCGACGGCCGACGACCTGACCGGAGAGGTCGTCGCCCGGTTCGCGGGCGCGCCGCTCGAGCTGGACGAGGCGATGTACGAGCGGATCGCGCAGATCCTGGCCGGCTTCGCCGCCCGCACCGGCTTCGGCGGCCCGGCCCTCGACGCGGCGAACCGCAAGCAGGCCATGGTGCCGAAGGGCGCGGTGCCGCTCGACCCCGTCGGCACGGCGCCGGGGCTCGTGGTGCCCCGGCCCGGCGGGCCGCTCGTCGTGGTGCTGCCCGGGCCGCCCCGCGAGCTGCAGGGGATGTGGCCTGCTGCGCTGGCGTCGGCCCCCGTCCGGGACCTGCTGGCGCACGTGCCGGCGGCCACCGCTCGATCGTTGCGCTACTTCGGCCTGCCCGAGTCCGAGATCGCCGCCACCCTCCGCGAGATCGAGGCGGAGCACGACCTGTCCGGCATCGAGATCACCACCTGCCTGCGCCGGTCGGAGCTGGAGGTGGACCTGCGCCCGCAACCGGGCGCCGAGGAGATCGCAGGGGTCGTGCACGCCCAGCTCGCGGCCCGGCACGCGCGCCACCTGGTGAGCGTCGACGGCACGAGCACCGACGACCTGCTGGCGCACGCCCTGCGCGAGCGGGGCTGGACGGTCGCCACGGGGGAGTCGTGCACGGGAGGCATGCTCGCCTCCCGGCTCGTCGACCTGGCCGGGTCGTCCGACTACGTCGCGGGCGGAGTGGTCGCCTACTCCAACGAGGCCAAGACCGCCCTGCTCGGCGTGCCGGCCGAGATGATCGCCACGCACGGCGCCGTATCGCCGGAGGTCGCACGTGCGCTCGCCGACGGGGCCCGCGAGCGGCTCGGCGCCGACGTCGGGATCGGGATCACCGGCGTCGCGGGCCCCGGCGGCGGCACCGAGGCGAAGCCCGTCGGCTACGTCTGCTTCTGCGTCACCACCGGCGACGGCCAGGTGATCGCCCGAGACCCCCGCCTCCCTGGCGGTCGCACGGACATCAGGGAACGCTCCACGGACGTGGGCATGCACCTGCTGCTCCGCGCCGCGCGCCACTCCTGA
- a CDS encoding superoxide dismutase — MTTYTLPDLPYDYGALAPHITGEIMELHHSKHHQTYVGALNQTLDKLADARDKGDFSTIVGLEKTLAFNLGGHVNHSTFWQNLSPDGGDKPTGELATALDEHFGSFDAFQAHFTAAATTIQGSGWAILGWDTLGQRLLIHQLYDQQANLPAGQIPITMLDMWEHAFYLQYRNVKPDYVKAWWNVVNWADAQARFENARAA; from the coding sequence ATGACCACCTACACGCTGCCCGACCTGCCCTACGACTACGGCGCCCTCGCCCCGCACATCACCGGCGAGATCATGGAGCTGCACCACTCCAAACACCACCAGACCTACGTCGGCGCCCTCAACCAGACCCTCGACAAGCTCGCCGACGCCCGCGACAAAGGCGACTTCAGCACCATCGTCGGCCTCGAGAAAACCCTCGCCTTCAACCTCGGCGGCCACGTCAACCACTCCACCTTCTGGCAGAACCTCTCCCCCGACGGCGGCGACAAGCCCACCGGCGAACTCGCCACCGCCCTCGACGAGCACTTCGGCTCCTTCGACGCCTTCCAGGCCCACTTCACCGCCGCCGCCACCACCATCCAGGGCTCCGGCTGGGCCATCCTCGGCTGGGACACCCTCGGGCAGCGCCTGCTCATCCACCAGCTCTACGACCAGCAGGCCAACCTCCCGGCAGGCCAGATCCCCATCACCATGCTCGACATGTGGGAACACGCCTTCTACCTGCAATACCGCAACGTCAAGCCGGACTACGTCAAGGCCTGGTGGAACGTCGTGAACTGGGCCGACGCGCAGGCGCGCTTCGAGAACGCCCGCGCAGCGTGA